In Dehalococcoidia bacterium, one DNA window encodes the following:
- a CDS encoding ATP-binding protein, translating to MNEEKSVLIKNESDIINACSTGKQMAATIGLGIVEQAHIVTAIAELARNIMAYAGSGVISFHLLGNSGDNGLEIMAVDSGPGIADIELAIRGVCASGGGLCGGLMCAKRLMDEFQIESEVGRGTTVTIRKWKPERQTGQ from the coding sequence ATGAATGAGGAAAAAAGCGTACTAATCAAAAATGAATCGGACATAATCAACGCCTGCTCAACAGGAAAACAGATGGCTGCCACGATCGGGCTGGGTATTGTTGAGCAAGCCCACATCGTTACGGCTATCGCGGAACTGGCTCGTAATATCATGGCTTATGCCGGAAGCGGGGTAATCAGTTTCCATTTACTGGGCAATTCTGGAGACAATGGGCTGGAGATTATGGCAGTGGATAGCGGACCTGGCATTGCCGATATTGAATTGGCGATAAGAGGCGTCTGCGCTTCTGGAGGCGGGTTGTGCGGAGGTTTGATGTGTGCCAAACGGTTGATGGATGAATTCCAGATAGAGTCGGAGGTGGGGAGAGGAACCACGGTGACCATCCGCAAATGGAAGCCTGAACGGCAGACAGGTCAATAA
- a CDS encoding PAS domain S-box protein translates to MSAKKSKGQAPNTLRSEPESLYAAVVERANDGIIVTQDGILQFVNPNFARMVGYDDAELQGESFTKVLTPDSLKIIEERYEGRMWGKELQPTYEIDLLTKDGEILPVDVSTGVIEYQGKIADALILRDNTKRKREQETYRLIANCSLIGTYIVQDGIFIFVNTEFQRALGYSEAELLKMGPHEVVHPKDRERVRADAIASLKGERSDGYEFRTITKNGSIRHAYEKVASIEFGGRKATIGSYMDITGRKKIEAAAADIAAYYESIVCCIPEMLLTFNKGEELTFFNSACEQFVAQKADDLLGRPKWEIFEELNLLTPESITKVKGKLVAHSKDGNPASGIDVEALDRDGNRVPLIYSEAAIKDAYGQSVGEMVLLSNVSKMKRLEEKLVDTVEKLKASQEELSTPVIQVWDKILALPVIGLVDSNRAQTIMDVLLSRIVETQAEMVILDITGVSTVDTQVANHLIKTVEAANMLGTECVITGIRPETAQTMIRLGLEMDSFPTKRTLRDGLMFGLKKLGFEVKRAAR, encoded by the coding sequence GTGAGCGCGAAGAAGTCGAAGGGGCAAGCCCCAAATACGCTCCGTTCGGAACCGGAGAGCCTGTATGCTGCCGTGGTGGAGCGGGCCAATGATGGCATCATCGTCACCCAGGACGGCATACTCCAGTTTGTCAACCCGAACTTCGCTCGAATGGTTGGGTATGACGATGCGGAACTTCAAGGAGAATCCTTTACCAAGGTGCTCACACCCGATTCACTGAAGATTATAGAAGAGCGCTATGAAGGCAGAATGTGGGGAAAAGAACTGCAGCCAACTTATGAGATCGATCTCCTCACCAAGGATGGTGAGATTCTGCCCGTTGACGTAAGCACGGGGGTCATTGAATACCAAGGCAAGATAGCCGATGCGCTCATTCTGAGAGACAATACCAAACGCAAGCGCGAACAAGAGACTTATAGACTCATCGCCAACTGTTCTCTGATTGGAACCTATATCGTCCAGGATGGCATATTCATTTTTGTTAACACCGAATTTCAGAGAGCCTTGGGATACAGTGAGGCCGAATTACTCAAGATGGGGCCCCATGAAGTGGTTCATCCGAAAGATAGAGAGAGGGTGAGGGCAGACGCCATCGCCTCACTCAAAGGCGAACGCAGTGACGGATACGAGTTCAGGACGATCACCAAAAACGGATCGATCCGGCATGCCTATGAAAAGGTGGCCTCTATCGAGTTCGGGGGCCGAAAAGCGACCATCGGCAGCTACATGGACATCACCGGACGCAAGAAGATCGAGGCAGCCGCCGCAGATATCGCCGCCTACTATGAGAGCATCGTATGCTGCATCCCGGAGATGTTGCTTACATTCAACAAAGGGGAGGAACTCACTTTCTTCAACTCAGCTTGCGAGCAATTTGTGGCACAGAAAGCAGATGATCTCCTCGGAAGACCCAAGTGGGAGATATTTGAGGAGCTAAATCTCCTTACCCCGGAATCGATAACCAAAGTCAAGGGAAAACTGGTAGCACATTCCAAAGACGGCAATCCTGCCTCAGGGATAGATGTAGAAGCTTTGGACAGGGACGGCAACAGAGTGCCCCTGATCTATTCTGAGGCGGCGATAAAAGATGCGTATGGGCAGAGTGTTGGAGAGATGGTGTTGCTGAGTAACGTGAGCAAGATGAAGCGATTGGAAGAAAAGCTGGTAGACACCGTGGAGAAACTCAAAGCAAGTCAGGAAGAGCTCTCCACTCCGGTGATCCAGGTCTGGGATAAGATACTCGCGCTGCCCGTCATCGGCCTAGTGGATAGCAACCGCGCCCAGACCATTATGGACGTCCTCCTCTCACGCATCGTGGAAACTCAGGCCGAAATGGTCATCCTCGATATCACCGGCGTCTCCACCGTCGATACCCAGGTCGCCAATCACCTCATCAAGACCGTGGAAGCCGCCAACATGCTGGGAACCGAATGCGTCATCACCGGCATCAGACCGGAGACAGCCCAAACCATGATCCGCCTCGGCCTGGAAATGGATTCATTCCCCACCAAGAGAACCCTCCGCGACGGATTGATGTTTGGCCTCAAGAAACTGGGCTTTGAGGTGAAAAGGGCCGCCCGATGA
- a CDS encoding STAS domain-containing protein: MLQVEQIPILKIDDFLITSIQVALHDKLALSFQDGVLRKIEHTNAKGLIIDITAVDVVDSFITRILVETAAMARMMGTKTVLVGLRPDVAITLTEFGMKLKGIQTALDLERGLAMLRKEIEMDNEEFC; the protein is encoded by the coding sequence ATGCTGCAAGTAGAACAAATACCCATACTCAAAATCGATGATTTCCTGATCACCTCTATCCAGGTTGCCCTCCATGACAAACTGGCTTTGTCGTTCCAGGATGGCGTCCTGCGCAAGATAGAACACACAAACGCCAAAGGGCTCATCATCGATATCACCGCCGTGGATGTGGTGGATAGCTTTATTACCAGAATTCTGGTCGAAACAGCCGCTATGGCCAGAATGATGGGCACAAAGACGGTGCTGGTGGGACTGCGCCCTGACGTCGCCATTACCCTCACCGAATTCGGCATGAAACTGAAAGGAATTCAAACTGCTCTCGATCTCGAAAGAGGATTGGCTATGTTAAGAAAAGAGATCGAGATGGACAATGAGGAGTTCTGTTGA
- a CDS encoding anti-sigma regulatory factor translates to MDIEKSVLIKDEYDIVTARSTAKQMAAEIGLGIVDQSRIATAVSELARNIVVYAGKGVVNFQWLSENDRNGLEIVAVDSGPGIADIDWAMTDGYTSGGGLGIGLPGTKRLMDEFEIESKVGRGTTITIRKWKR, encoded by the coding sequence ATGGATATCGAAAAAAGCGTATTGATCAAGGATGAATACGATATCGTCACTGCCCGATCAACGGCAAAACAAATGGCTGCCGAGATCGGACTGGGGATAGTTGATCAATCCCGAATTGCTACTGCTGTTTCAGAGCTGGCCAGGAATATCGTCGTCTATGCCGGCAAGGGAGTCGTCAATTTCCAGTGGCTCAGTGAGAACGACAGGAACGGTCTGGAGATTGTTGCCGTAGATAGCGGCCCCGGCATTGCCGATATTGACTGGGCGATGACGGATGGATACACATCAGGGGGTGGTCTGGGCATCGGTTTGCCGGGAACCAAACGATTGATGGATGAATTTGAGATCGAGTCGAAGGTTGGCAGGGGAACCACCATAACCATCCGCAAATGGAAGAGATGA
- a CDS encoding PAS domain S-box protein, with protein MRQQEATKANPKVKGASFRDYGSDMPAAKLDSIYAAMVNLADDGLVIIIDGIFVFVNSTFARMTGYDTTGLMGQSYLKVIAPRWQKLVRREYESKISERRSASNYRIELVGRNNQTVPVEVRLGKVNHNGTRADMVIVRNITEHKRMEQEIQERNRQLDAQNEELKTRLDELAKSRAFSEGLLKSMIDGFCVFDLEGRLIDINEALLKMTGFKKEEIIGLQFEQIIAQLTAPAEAEKMSAGIKRFMAGEPVGIIRMLITNKGGNQLTISIANSVVKDNKGIPTMWFAVIRDVTEQEQAEEKIQAQYQEIEVYSHELEAANDELQASQEKLLAANRALTVSQEELSTPVIQVWDKILALPVIGLVDSNRAQTIMDVLLSRIVETQAEMVILDITGVSTVDTQVANHLIKTVEAANMLGTECVITGIRPETAQTMIRLGLEMDSFPTKRTLRDGLMFGLKKLGFEVKRAAR; from the coding sequence ATGCGACAACAAGAAGCAACAAAAGCGAATCCAAAAGTGAAGGGTGCGTCCTTTAGAGACTATGGCTCAGATATGCCCGCAGCGAAGCTGGATAGCATCTATGCCGCAATGGTAAACCTGGCCGATGACGGATTGGTGATCATCATAGACGGGATTTTCGTGTTTGTAAACTCCACATTTGCCCGAATGACCGGATATGATACGACAGGTCTTATGGGGCAATCTTATCTAAAGGTCATCGCTCCAAGATGGCAGAAGCTTGTTAGGCGAGAGTATGAAAGCAAGATATCAGAAAGGAGAAGTGCCTCCAATTATCGCATAGAGCTTGTTGGCAGAAACAACCAGACCGTTCCTGTGGAAGTCCGATTGGGGAAAGTCAATCACAACGGAACCAGGGCAGACATGGTCATTGTCAGGAATATTACCGAGCACAAACGGATGGAGCAGGAAATACAGGAAAGAAACCGGCAACTGGACGCCCAGAACGAGGAGCTCAAAACAAGGCTCGATGAACTGGCCAAATCCAGGGCATTCAGCGAGGGATTGCTCAAGAGCATGATCGATGGATTCTGCGTCTTTGACCTTGAGGGGAGATTAATTGACATCAATGAAGCTCTCTTGAAAATGACCGGCTTCAAGAAGGAGGAGATTATAGGGCTTCAGTTTGAGCAGATAATTGCTCAACTGACTGCTCCGGCCGAGGCAGAGAAGATGTCCGCCGGGATCAAACGGTTCATGGCCGGAGAGCCGGTGGGGATCATACGGATGCTCATCACTAACAAAGGCGGCAATCAGCTCACGATATCGATTGCCAACAGTGTGGTAAAAGATAACAAAGGCATCCCGACAATGTGGTTTGCAGTCATAAGGGATGTCACGGAGCAAGAACAGGCCGAGGAAAAAATTCAGGCGCAGTATCAGGAAATTGAGGTATACTCTCACGAACTGGAGGCAGCCAATGATGAGCTGCAAGCGTCTCAAGAAAAACTACTGGCGGCCAATCGAGCGCTCACGGTAAGTCAGGAAGAGCTTTCCACTCCGGTGATCCAGGTCTGGGATAAGATACTGGCTCTGCCCGTCATCGGCCTGGTGGATAGCAACCGCGCCCAGACCATTATGGACGTCCTCCTCTCACGCATCGTCGAGACTCAAGCCGAAATGGTCATCCTCGATATCACCGGCGTCTCAACCGTCGATACCCAGGTCGCCAATCACCTCATCAAGACCGTGGAAGCCGCCAATATGCTGGGAACCGAGTGCGTCATCACCGGTATCAGACCGGAGACAGCCCAAACCATGATCCGCCTCGGCCTGGAAATGGATTCATTCCCCACCAAGAGAACCCTCCGCGACGGATTGATGTTTGGCCTCAAGAAACTGGGCTTTGAGGTGAAAAGGGCCGCCCGATGA
- a CDS encoding STAS domain-containing protein: MLQVEQIPILKIDDFLITSIQVALHDKLALSFQDGVLRKIEHTNAKGLIIDITAVDVVDSFITRILVETAAMAKMMGTKTVLVGLRPDVAITLTEFGMRLKGIQTALDLERGLALLRKEIERDGDWVDQNENL; encoded by the coding sequence ATGCTGCAAGTAGAACAAATACCCATACTCAAAATCGATGATTTCCTGATCACCTCTATCCAGGTTGCCCTCCATGACAAACTGGCTTTGTCGTTCCAGGATGGCGTCCTGCGCAAGATAGAACACACAAACGCCAAAGGGCTCATCATCGATATCACCGCCGTGGATGTGGTGGATAGCTTTATTACCAGAATTCTGGTCGAAACAGCCGCTATGGCCAAGATGATGGGCACAAAGACGGTGCTGGTAGGACTTCGCCCTGACGTTGCCATTACCCTCACCGAATTCGGTATGAGACTGAAAGGGATTCAAACGGCACTCGATCTCGAAAGAGGGTTGGCTCTATTAAGAAAAGAGATCGAAAGGGATGGGGATTGGGTGGATCAGAATGAGAATCTATAG
- a CDS encoding phosphatase RsbU N-terminal domain-containing protein, translated as MNSDRLPELQARYTEALRNYVQTHSENALFSISKLSKEFMSEGLGPDDVTSMHSVAMGRIVNELSGESAMSAFHSSTEPLLEIMMNYAMFYHTHMEKHRQQIAEFEGGDRVKEMEKLASVGLILLGMTSEMVIQMESVTAYTNMMAQGGISKAKELSQIVMQEATQLQEMLKTAFLYSRKMAKRTDDRMSVVLNDLLVESIDVVRNAVRLDSVAIQTNYRISVKINVNPVEMQQALVNLIASAINIIQGSGSLMISTTIDESGAREIVALKIISSKNGPAKRPDIFSLPMAKSDVGLNIAASIIRRNGGAIDVVSGENGMHITVRMPVASKANDFIGSVAMSARQPVA; from the coding sequence ATGAACAGCGATAGGCTTCCGGAATTGCAGGCCAGATACACTGAGGCGTTGCGCAACTATGTGCAGACTCACAGTGAAAACGCCTTGTTCAGCATATCCAAACTGAGCAAGGAATTCATGAGTGAAGGCCTTGGCCCGGATGATGTCACCAGCATGCATTCTGTAGCCATGGGCAGAATCGTCAACGAACTGAGCGGCGAGTCGGCCATGAGCGCTTTTCATAGCTCTACGGAGCCACTGCTGGAAATCATGATGAACTACGCCATGTTCTACCATACGCATATGGAGAAACATAGACAGCAGATTGCCGAATTTGAGGGCGGCGACAGGGTGAAGGAGATGGAGAAACTGGCCAGCGTTGGCCTGATCTTGCTGGGTATGACCAGCGAGATGGTGATTCAAATGGAATCGGTTACCGCATACACGAATATGATGGCCCAGGGCGGGATAAGCAAAGCCAAAGAGCTCTCACAGATAGTCATGCAAGAGGCAACACAGTTACAAGAGATGCTTAAGACGGCATTCCTGTACTCCCGAAAAATGGCCAAGCGGACAGATGACAGAATGTCAGTCGTTTTGAACGACCTCCTGGTAGAATCCATCGACGTGGTGAGGAATGCGGTCAGGCTTGACTCTGTTGCCATTCAGACCAACTACAGGATTTCGGTCAAAATAAACGTCAATCCCGTCGAAATGCAGCAGGCATTGGTGAACCTGATTGCCAGCGCCATTAATATCATCCAGGGCAGCGGCAGTTTAATGATCTCTACTACCATCGATGAGAGTGGTGCACGAGAGATTGTGGCCTTAAAGATCATTTCCAGCAAGAACGGTCCGGCCAAACGTCCGGATATATTCAGTCTGCCGATGGCAAAATCAGACGTCGGATTGAACATCGCCGCCAGCATCATAAGAAGAAACGGCGGTGCGATTGATGTTGTTAGCGGTGAAAATGGCATGCATATCACGGTTCGCATGCCGGTGGCAAGTAAAGCAAATGACTTCATCGGAAGCGTTGCCATGTCGGCAAGGCAGCCTGTAGCCTAG
- a CDS encoding SpoIIE family protein phosphatase, with protein MDLGIATRPKANETSNGDAYFVGEHESTVLFAMIDGLGHGEQANDAANKTTAFLASHLQQDLVSLIKGCHQELRGSRGAVIGIASIDRQTQSLKYAGVGNIESRIVTRAVTEGIKVSHLISMNGIVGCNLGRVNAMEYPFHVGDIIVMFSDGISSRLNLSEFLPVQNLQAAAEKILIKHGKDDDATVLLARL; from the coding sequence ATGGATTTAGGAATAGCAACCAGACCGAAGGCAAACGAAACCTCAAATGGCGATGCCTATTTTGTCGGTGAGCACGAGAGCACTGTGCTCTTTGCCATGATCGATGGACTGGGACATGGGGAGCAAGCAAATGACGCTGCCAACAAAACCACAGCGTTTCTGGCCAGTCATCTGCAGCAGGACCTGGTATCGCTGATAAAGGGATGCCATCAGGAGTTGCGCGGGAGCCGAGGCGCTGTAATCGGCATCGCTTCAATTGACAGGCAGACCCAGTCGCTCAAGTATGCGGGAGTCGGAAACATCGAGAGCAGAATCGTCACAAGAGCAGTGACAGAAGGGATCAAGGTATCGCATCTGATATCCATGAATGGGATCGTCGGCTGTAACCTGGGAAGAGTGAACGCTATGGAGTATCCCTTTCACGTCGGGGATATCATCGTCATGTTCAGTGACGGTATTTCTTCCAGGCTCAACCTCTCCGAATTCCTGCCGGTCCAGAATCTGCAGGCAGCCGCCGAGAAGATTCTGATCAAACACGGCAAGGATGATGACGCCACCGTCCTGTTGGCAAGGTTGTGA
- a CDS encoding ATPase domain-containing protein → MTTKAKAEEKLITSGSAEIDRKMGGGIPKGSLTLIEGQSDAGKSVLTQQIIWGSLNTDCRVTLFSTESTIKNLMKQLDSLGLHVTDYLLLDRLRVYPVQLAKGGVDINFALKIMSEAFHREADAEMIIIDSLTSFVTNVPVESTIAFFEDCKNLCNEGQTILIVIHAYAFSESTLVRVRSMCDAHLNLRIEQLGDKLLKVLEVSKIRGATRNTGNIVAFEIEPGWGMRIIPVSKAQV, encoded by the coding sequence GTGACAACAAAGGCAAAAGCAGAAGAAAAACTGATCACCTCGGGCAGCGCCGAGATCGATAGAAAGATGGGAGGCGGCATTCCCAAGGGATCCCTGACGCTCATAGAAGGCCAATCGGATGCCGGTAAATCCGTTCTTACCCAGCAAATCATCTGGGGATCTCTCAATACCGATTGCAGGGTCACTCTGTTCAGTACCGAGAGCACCATCAAGAACCTGATGAAACAGCTCGATAGCCTCGGGCTGCATGTCACCGATTATCTCCTGCTGGATCGACTCAGGGTGTATCCGGTCCAACTGGCAAAGGGCGGGGTCGATATAAACTTCGCCTTGAAGATCATGTCTGAGGCCTTTCACCGTGAAGCAGATGCCGAGATGATCATCATCGACTCTCTGACCTCTTTTGTTACCAACGTGCCAGTGGAATCTACCATTGCCTTTTTTGAGGACTGCAAGAATCTTTGCAACGAGGGCCAGACCATTCTCATCGTCATCCATGCATACGCCTTCAGCGAAAGTACGCTGGTGCGTGTGCGCTCCATGTGTGACGCTCACCTGAACCTGCGAATTGAGCAGCTGGGAGACAAGCTGCTGAAAGTGCTCGAAGTAAGCAAGATAAGAGGCGCTACCCGAAACACGGGCAATATAGTGGCTTTTGAGATAGAGCCTGGATGGGGAATGCGAATCATTCCTGTGTCCAAGGCGCAAGTATAG
- a CDS encoding type II/IV secretion system ATPase subunit — MPELLLPFEAKKVDLKGADLLDAGLYPLLPKGLKEASRAKPFLLEYLHMLPIEEIGIPKYYETLPRSLSDEKNPNLIYPVEGGVFVHIYPEPTDERHTYVSVEPSLTINIDAIMPKIEEALLDYTDEFDSLDTDEEKTQGFLRALDKICYSKVSKTGKSSKEDAKDNAKGNGNGNNGVTIGEDKLTGSKGKWFGKSDKSKDKKNGASSGRSRLFTRAAKTRIELTPDEIEAVKYLVVREKVGVGVLEPLVHDIYVEDVSCSGLGRIFIEHKVFKSVKTAISFNNMPELDNFALRLSERSKRPVTLHSPISDATLPDGSRINIVYGEDVSRRGTNFTIRKAMGTPTSIMEICGFGTMTYQMAAYMSLVIEHDLNVFIAGETASGKTTTINALTAFLLPETKIVSIEDTPELVVPHKNWIREVSREAKDGRGGAVGMFDLLKAALRQRPNMIVIGEIRGAEGLIAFQAMQTGHGVMATFHAASVEKLIQRLTGDPINVPKAYIDCLNVVLIQCAVRLPSGKSARRVISISEIVGYDSVSNSFSFIHTFMWNQSKDVFEFPGDKNSYILEEKIAPKRGLPPEKKRNIYNELNRRARILERLHKEKGVTDFYELLGVLNTARKEGVF; from the coding sequence ATGCCCGAACTTCTGTTGCCATTTGAAGCCAAGAAAGTCGATTTGAAAGGTGCAGACCTTCTTGACGCCGGGCTGTACCCCTTGCTGCCAAAAGGACTAAAAGAGGCATCGAGGGCTAAGCCTTTCCTGTTGGAATACCTGCACATGTTGCCCATTGAGGAAATCGGTATTCCAAAATACTATGAGACGCTTCCCAGAAGTCTTTCCGATGAGAAGAATCCCAATCTGATTTACCCGGTTGAGGGAGGGGTTTTCGTTCACATCTATCCTGAACCTACGGACGAAAGGCATACCTACGTCTCCGTTGAGCCCAGTCTCACCATCAACATCGATGCGATCATGCCCAAGATCGAAGAAGCCCTGCTGGACTATACCGATGAATTTGATTCCCTCGATACGGACGAGGAAAAGACACAAGGTTTCCTGAGAGCCCTGGACAAGATCTGCTATTCCAAGGTCAGCAAAACAGGCAAGTCGTCTAAAGAAGACGCCAAAGACAATGCCAAAGGAAACGGCAACGGGAATAATGGGGTAACCATCGGAGAAGACAAGCTCACCGGATCCAAAGGCAAGTGGTTTGGGAAAAGCGACAAATCCAAGGACAAAAAAAACGGCGCATCTTCGGGAAGAAGTAGATTGTTTACCAGAGCAGCCAAGACCAGGATCGAATTGACGCCTGACGAGATCGAGGCGGTCAAATATCTCGTCGTTCGGGAGAAAGTTGGGGTAGGTGTCCTGGAACCTCTTGTGCATGATATCTATGTCGAGGACGTCAGCTGCAGCGGGCTCGGGCGTATTTTCATCGAGCATAAGGTATTCAAAAGCGTGAAGACCGCCATATCCTTTAACAACATGCCAGAGCTGGATAACTTTGCCCTGAGACTCTCCGAACGTTCCAAAAGGCCGGTTACGCTGCACAGCCCCATTTCAGATGCCACTCTTCCGGATGGTTCCCGAATCAATATCGTATACGGCGAAGATGTCTCCAGAAGGGGAACCAACTTTACCATTCGAAAGGCTATGGGCACTCCCACCAGCATCATGGAAATATGCGGATTCGGCACGATGACCTATCAGATGGCAGCCTATATGTCTCTGGTAATCGAGCATGATTTGAATGTGTTTATCGCCGGTGAGACGGCATCCGGAAAGACAACCACAATCAATGCCCTGACCGCTTTCCTGCTACCTGAAACCAAGATCGTGAGCATCGAGGATACACCGGAATTGGTCGTCCCTCACAAAAACTGGATTCGCGAGGTATCCAGAGAGGCCAAGGATGGGAGAGGGGGCGCAGTCGGCATGTTCGATTTACTCAAGGCGGCCTTGCGGCAACGGCCCAATATGATCGTCATCGGTGAGATCAGAGGCGCAGAAGGACTGATCGCTTTCCAGGCTATGCAAACCGGCCACGGCGTGATGGCCACCTTCCATGCTGCTTCCGTGGAGAAACTCATCCAGCGTCTCACCGGGGACCCCATCAATGTCCCCAAGGCTTATATCGATTGCCTGAACGTCGTCCTCATCCAATGCGCAGTCAGACTGCCCAGCGGAAAATCGGCCAGACGCGTCATCAGCATCAGTGAGATCGTAGGGTATGATTCCGTATCAAACTCTTTCTCCTTTATCCACACCTTCATGTGGAACCAGTCAAAAGACGTATTCGAGTTTCCCGGGGATAAGAACAGTTACATCCTGGAGGAGAAGATAGCCCCAAAGAGAGGGCTTCCTCCGGAAAAGAAACGAAACATCTATAACGAACTCAACAGAAGAGCCAGAATTCTGGAGCGCTTACACAAAGAAAAAGGGGTTACTGATTTCTATGAGCTTCTTGGGGTCCTTAACACTGCGCGCAAGGAAGGGGTTTTCTAA
- a CDS encoding DUF5679 domain-containing protein codes for MQAYCVKCRAKKEMKDPKAITMKNGKPATQGVCPTCKTKMFRIGKAK; via the coding sequence ATGCAAGCGTACTGTGTGAAATGCCGTGCCAAGAAGGAAATGAAAGATCCTAAGGCCATCACCATGAAGAACGGAAAGCCCGCAACACAGGGTGTGTGCCCGACTTGTAAGACCAAGATGTTCCGAATCGGAAAAGCAAAATAG
- a CDS encoding leucine-rich repeat domain-containing protein, protein MKQRLVLSTGIVLLIILSIALAACGNDSDKNNDEATITTASGLQYLEIQEGTGAMPLVGDSVAVDYTLTLADGTKIESSLDSGNPYEFPLGFGEVIPGWDEGIALMKEGGRARLVIPPELGYGDQDRGSIPPNSTLIFAVELVSVTPAKVMTFPDPNLEAIVRGAIGKSEGDIYLYNLENLTGLAADGKGISDLTGLENCPNLTTLTLSGNKIANIAALSGMTKLTSLDLADNQLSDITPLSGLINLTGLSLIKNQISDISALSGLTNLAQLSLGENQITNVSGLSNLAGLTHLRMYKNGIQDISPLSNLTNLVLLDLWGNQLTDVSPLGNLTKLSSLSLFENRISDISALSGLTNLANLELWDNQLSDIAPLSSLVKLTELDLWNNQISDISALSSLTALSQLSLGKNQISDLSALSSLTSLTHLWLYQNQISDLSALSDLTNLTNLYLKGNRLADISPLDELAGLKTLSLSTNQITDISPLSTLTGLTWLEINDNQITDISALSELLSLTRIELQNNQIADISPLVANTGLTTGTVVDLTGNPLSPTSTNDSVPQLEKNGVTVKGISQ, encoded by the coding sequence ATGAAACAAAGGCTGGTACTTAGCACAGGGATAGTTCTCCTAATTATTCTGAGCATTGCCTTGGCAGCATGCGGGAATGACTCCGACAAAAACAATGATGAGGCTACCATCACCACAGCCAGTGGTCTGCAATACCTTGAAATCCAGGAGGGGACCGGCGCCATGCCTCTGGTCGGCGATTCGGTGGCGGTTGATTATACCCTCACTTTGGCAGATGGCACCAAGATCGAGAGTTCACTGGATAGCGGCAACCCTTATGAGTTTCCCCTTGGATTTGGCGAGGTAATCCCCGGCTGGGATGAAGGGATTGCCCTGATGAAAGAAGGAGGCAGAGCCAGGCTGGTCATTCCGCCTGAACTGGGATACGGTGATCAAGACAGGGGAAGTATCCCCCCCAATTCCACCCTCATCTTCGCGGTCGAATTGGTTTCCGTTACTCCTGCCAAAGTAATGACCTTCCCGGACCCCAACCTTGAGGCTATCGTTAGAGGGGCCATCGGAAAGTCCGAGGGGGACATCTATTTATATAACCTCGAAAACCTCACCGGCCTGGCTGCAGACGGCAAAGGCATCAGTGATCTCACCGGCCTGGAGAATTGTCCCAACCTGACCACGCTCACCCTTTCCGGGAACAAGATTGCCAATATCGCTGCGCTCTCGGGGATGACGAAGCTAACCAGTCTCGACCTTGCGGATAACCAGTTGAGCGACATCACTCCGCTCTCCGGTCTGATCAATTTGACTGGACTCTCCTTGATCAAGAATCAAATCAGCGATATTTCTGCACTTTCCGGCCTGACTAACCTGGCCCAACTCTCCCTGGGTGAAAACCAGATCACCAATGTCTCCGGGCTTTCAAATCTCGCCGGTCTGACCCACCTCCGGATGTACAAGAACGGGATTCAAGATATCTCCCCTCTCTCCAATCTCACCAATCTGGTCCTTCTCGATCTCTGGGGCAATCAGTTGACCGATGTCTCTCCTCTAGGTAACCTGACCAAACTGAGTTCGCTCAGCCTTTTCGAGAACCGCATCAGCGATATCTCTGCCCTCTCCGGACTGACTAACCTGGCTAACCTCGAACTCTGGGACAATCAGTTGAGCGATATTGCCCCTCTCTCCAGTCTGGTGAAACTGACGGAACTCGATCTCTGGAACAACCAGATCAGCGACATCTCCGCCCTATCCAGCCTTACCGCATTGTCCCAACTCTCCCTTGGCAAAAACCAGATCAGCGATCTCTCTGCACTCTCGAGTCTCACCAGCCTGACCCACCTCTGGCTCTATCAAAACCAGATCAGCGATCTCTCTGCACTCTCCGACCTGACAAACCTCACCAATCTCTACCTCAAGGGCAACCGCTTGGCCGATATCTCCCCGCTGGACGAACTCGCAGGCCTTAAAACACTCAGCCTTTCCACCAATCAGATAACCGACATCTCCCCACTCTCTACGCTGACCGGCCTCACATGGCTTGAGATCAATGACAATCAGATAACCGACATATCTGCCCTCTCCGAGCTCTTGAGCCTCACCCGGATCGAACTTCAGAACAATCAGATAGCAGACATTTCTCCGCTGGTGGCAAACACTGGACTGACCACCGGAACTGTTGTGGATCTGACGGGCAATCCATTAAGCCCTACATCGACGAATGACTCCGTTCCGCAACTGGAAAAGAATGGCGTGACGGTTAAGGGGATTTCCCAATAA